One genomic segment of Acinetobacter oleivorans DR1 includes these proteins:
- the polA gene encoding DNA polymerase I — MPPFVLVDGSYFLFRAYHALPPLTTSTGLHTNAIRGAISAIQKLMRRMQPTHMAVIFDTPEPTFRHKLSPIYKGDRPTMPEELSQQIPYLHALIKAQGIPLYSLPGAEADDIIGTLAKRAVLEGHHVLISTGDKDMAQLVNDHVKLEDSFKDRVMDTDGVFEKFGVWPNQIIDYLTLMGDASDGIMGVPGVGAKTAAKLLTEYGTLENIIANADQLKGKISQNIKDNLDNIKLDHQLASIVCDLPLELDWHELKLTDPNVDALRNLYTELEFRNQLQSLDHPNNPNSSTYKQQVSQVVVQDEVKPADAIETEDQASLTSQDDQLGTANYHTVLTQEAWDQLLQRMQNADHFAIDTETTSLDYRIAEMVGFSIAFDAQDAYYVPLAHNYENAPQQLDREQILAQIKPVLENEAVKKIGHHLKYDAHIFANHGIELKGWYFDSMLASYVLNAAATRHGMDDVARVYLSHLTTTFEQIAGKGAKQKTFNQIEIEVAAHYAAEDAHVTYRLYEVLSNKLKPFPELENILYNIEMPVARILSGMEEDGIRLDHAFLDKLSVEFAKTMEGLENQAMEIADETFNIASPKQVGEILFDKLGIKGGKKTATGQYSTSESVLEKIEHPLAEIILEHRGLAKLKSTYTDRLVEQSHNDTHRVHTSYHQALTATGRLSSSDPNLQNIPIRRQIGRQIRKAFIAPEGRVLLAADYSQIELRLMAHFSQDDALVHAFQHGQDVHRRTAAEVLGIAIEDVTNDQRRQAKAVNFGLLYGMSEFGLIRQLGFTRQESQNYIKQYFQRYPGIYEYMQRTRQVASEQGFVETILGRRLYTPDIDARNVMVRKAAERAAINAPLQGSAADIIKIAMIEVDKILPKDQAKLLLQVHDELVFEADQNIAEELSKQIAKVMESVVEISVPLVVEVGQGKNWDDAH, encoded by the coding sequence ATGCCACCATTTGTCTTGGTTGATGGGTCCTATTTTTTATTTCGTGCATATCATGCATTACCACCATTGACGACCTCTACAGGGTTACATACCAATGCAATACGTGGAGCAATTTCTGCGATTCAAAAACTTATGCGTCGTATGCAACCGACGCATATGGCCGTAATTTTTGATACGCCTGAGCCAACTTTCCGCCATAAGCTTTCACCTATTTATAAAGGTGATCGCCCAACCATGCCTGAAGAGTTATCTCAACAGATTCCATATTTACATGCATTAATTAAAGCTCAAGGCATTCCTTTATATAGTCTTCCGGGTGCAGAAGCAGATGACATTATCGGAACACTTGCTAAACGTGCCGTGCTTGAAGGCCATCATGTACTTATCTCAACTGGAGATAAAGACATGGCTCAGCTCGTCAATGATCATGTCAAACTTGAAGATAGCTTTAAAGATCGCGTAATGGACACCGACGGTGTATTTGAAAAATTTGGCGTTTGGCCAAATCAGATTATCGACTACTTAACCCTTATGGGCGATGCGTCTGATGGTATCATGGGTGTGCCTGGCGTAGGTGCAAAAACAGCAGCTAAGTTACTGACTGAATATGGCACTTTAGAGAATATCATTGCCAATGCTGATCAACTTAAAGGCAAGATTAGCCAAAATATTAAAGATAATTTAGACAATATTAAGCTTGATCACCAGTTAGCTAGCATTGTCTGTGATCTTCCTTTAGAACTCGACTGGCATGAATTAAAGCTTACCGATCCAAATGTTGATGCTTTACGTAACTTATATACTGAGCTTGAGTTTAGAAATCAGTTACAGTCACTTGATCATCCGAATAATCCAAACAGCTCTACTTATAAACAACAAGTTTCACAAGTAGTCGTTCAAGATGAAGTTAAACCGGCTGACGCTATAGAAACCGAAGATCAAGCAAGCTTAACTAGTCAAGATGACCAACTTGGAACTGCAAATTATCATACCGTTTTAACTCAAGAAGCGTGGGATCAACTCTTGCAACGCATGCAAAATGCTGATCATTTTGCCATTGATACAGAAACCACAAGTCTTGATTATCGTATTGCCGAGATGGTTGGTTTTTCAATCGCCTTTGATGCTCAAGACGCTTATTATGTTCCTTTAGCACATAATTATGAAAATGCACCGCAGCAACTGGACCGTGAACAAATTCTGGCTCAAATTAAGCCTGTATTAGAAAATGAAGCGGTTAAAAAAATCGGTCATCATCTTAAATATGATGCCCATATCTTTGCTAATCATGGAATTGAGTTAAAAGGCTGGTATTTCGATAGCATGCTGGCATCGTATGTACTAAATGCAGCAGCGACTCGTCATGGCATGGATGATGTAGCTCGTGTCTACTTAAGCCACTTAACGACCACCTTTGAACAAATTGCTGGTAAGGGTGCAAAGCAGAAAACTTTTAATCAAATTGAGATTGAAGTTGCTGCTCACTATGCAGCAGAAGATGCTCATGTGACCTATCGTTTGTATGAAGTACTTTCAAACAAACTTAAGCCATTTCCTGAGTTAGAAAATATTTTATATAACATCGAAATGCCGGTTGCCCGAATTTTGTCAGGCATGGAAGAAGATGGTATTCGTTTAGATCATGCTTTCTTAGATAAATTAAGCGTTGAGTTTGCAAAAACCATGGAAGGCCTTGAAAATCAGGCTATGGAAATTGCAGATGAAACTTTTAATATCGCTTCACCTAAGCAAGTAGGCGAAATCCTATTTGATAAATTAGGAATCAAAGGCGGTAAAAAAACTGCAACTGGACAATACAGCACCAGTGAAAGTGTTTTAGAAAAAATTGAACATCCTTTAGCGGAAATTATTCTAGAGCATCGTGGTTTGGCAAAGCTAAAAAGTACCTATACGGACCGTCTAGTAGAGCAATCTCATAACGACACGCACCGTGTGCATACGAGCTATCATCAAGCACTCACAGCGACAGGTCGCCTCTCCTCTTCTGATCCTAACTTACAAAATATTCCAATTCGTAGACAAATTGGCCGTCAGATTCGTAAAGCATTCATTGCACCCGAAGGCCGAGTTTTACTAGCAGCCGATTACTCGCAAATTGAACTACGTTTAATGGCTCATTTTTCTCAGGATGATGCTTTAGTACATGCATTCCAGCACGGACAAGACGTTCACCGCCGTACCGCTGCAGAAGTATTGGGCATTGCAATTGAAGATGTGACCAATGATCAACGTCGCCAAGCTAAGGCAGTAAACTTTGGTCTACTGTATGGTATGTCTGAGTTTGGCTTGATTCGCCAGTTAGGTTTCACACGTCAAGAATCACAAAATTATATTAAACAATATTTCCAACGCTATCCTGGCATCTATGAATATATGCAACGCACGCGTCAAGTTGCATCAGAGCAAGGTTTTGTTGAAACTATTTTAGGCCGTCGTCTATATACACCAGATATTGATGCACGAAATGTGATGGTGCGTAAGGCTGCCGAACGTGCTGCAATCAATGCACCTTTACAAGGTAGTGCAGCTGATATTATTAAAATTGCTATGATTGAAGTCGATAAAATCTTGCCAAAAGATCAAGCCAAATTACTACTTCAAGTACACGATGAATTAGTTTTTGAAGCCGATCAAAACATTGCTGAAGAACTTTCCAAACAAATCGCAAAAGTCATGGAATCTGTTGTAGAAATTTCTGTGCCTTTAGTGGTTGAAGTAGGACAAGGAAAAAACTGGGATGACGCCCATTAA
- a CDS encoding YggT family protein: MGANSALIFGILINVAILLVFFRFLMQLAAVSPYNPVVLSTVKATKIVDIFGRIFPTVAKGRFNLAALALLIILYLLKIFGVMYLSGSMPNSPIHLVILTFVTMIQDLIRFCRYLIFATIILSWVVMFTQSRSPYIEVIQDLAEPLLAPFRRLLPNMGMIDLSPILAFLALYIAEILMNEVAKVLLTGL, translated from the coding sequence ATGGGTGCAAATTCTGCGCTAATTTTTGGAATTTTAATTAATGTCGCGATTTTATTGGTCTTTTTCCGTTTTTTAATGCAATTGGCGGCAGTAAGTCCTTATAATCCTGTGGTTTTATCGACCGTAAAGGCGACTAAAATTGTTGATATTTTTGGCCGAATTTTTCCGACGGTCGCAAAAGGCCGGTTTAATTTAGCTGCGTTAGCTCTTTTAATTATTTTATATTTACTGAAAATTTTCGGTGTGATGTATCTGTCTGGTTCTATGCCAAATAGTCCGATTCATTTAGTGATTCTGACATTTGTGACTATGATTCAGGACTTGATTCGTTTCTGCCGTTATTTAATTTTCGCGACAATCATTTTGAGCTGGGTGGTTATGTTCACTCAATCTCGTTCACCTTATATTGAAGTGATTCAAGATTTAGCTGAACCATTACTCGCACCATTCCGTCGTTTATTGCCTAATATGGGAATGATTGACTTATCGCCAATTTTGGCATTTTTGGCACTCTATATTGCCGAAATTTTAATGAATGAAGTTGCTAAAGTTCTCTTAACTGGTCTTTAA
- the proC gene encoding pyrroline-5-carboxylate reductase, whose amino-acid sequence MVMASAVNCNICFIGGGNMAQALIGGLISRGLPPTRITVSDPVEQIRQLLQEKEVHVTQDNVAAIQNADVVVLAVKPQVLATVLRPLKGLLSDKLVISIIAGAEIQTISNLIDSNRIVRVMPNTPALVQTGAHGIYANDVVGTSDRELTSQILAATGLTIWVNSEAQIDAVTAVSGSGPAYFFYLMESMIRAGKNLGLDEKVATALTLQTALGAAQMAITSSNTPSELRKNVTSPNGTTQAALEVFDRAQISQNIQSALAAAQKRSQELAQELSDSAK is encoded by the coding sequence ATGGTTATGGCAAGTGCAGTAAATTGTAATATCTGTTTTATTGGTGGCGGTAATATGGCCCAAGCGTTAATTGGCGGGCTCATTTCAAGAGGTTTACCACCGACACGTATTACTGTTTCAGATCCTGTTGAGCAGATCCGTCAATTATTACAAGAGAAAGAAGTCCACGTAACACAAGATAACGTGGCTGCAATTCAAAATGCTGATGTTGTCGTACTAGCGGTAAAGCCGCAAGTTTTGGCGACTGTTTTACGTCCGTTGAAAGGTCTTTTATCAGATAAATTGGTCATTTCAATTATTGCTGGTGCTGAAATTCAAACGATATCAAACTTAATTGATAGCAATCGAATTGTTCGCGTTATGCCGAATACACCAGCTCTGGTTCAAACTGGCGCGCACGGTATCTATGCAAATGATGTAGTAGGTACTTCGGATCGTGAATTAACAAGTCAGATTTTAGCGGCCACAGGCTTAACAATTTGGGTAAACTCCGAAGCTCAAATTGATGCGGTAACAGCAGTTTCTGGTTCAGGCCCTGCATATTTTTTCTATCTGATGGAAAGTATGATCCGTGCGGGTAAAAATTTAGGACTGGATGAAAAAGTTGCAACTGCGTTAACTCTTCAAACGGCGTTAGGTGCAGCTCAAATGGCAATTACCAGCTCAAACACTCCATCTGAACTTCGTAAGAATGTGACATCGCCAAATGGTACAACACAAGCTGCACTTGAAGTTTTTGACCGTGCACAAATCTCCCAAAATATTCAATCTGCATTGGCTGCTGCACAGAAGCGTAGCCAAGAATTGGCTCAAGAATTGAGTGACAGTGCGAAATAG
- the tilS gene encoding tRNA lysidine(34) synthetase TilS, whose protein sequence is MRSTLSTFNEVWQRKFRHNVLKQAQLFSENSSFLIGCSGGMDSMLLLYLMSQIFPQKIRAIYIDHQLQSQSAEWGKLVAEQATRLDIPFIIQKVQVTDGNLEAQARQARYQAYRQHLQPNETLVLAHHQQDQAETVILRLLSGAGVDGLAAMQSVDYRVDMTIWRPFLDLSREQIADWTTQLEIEYVNDPTNYDIHYDRAWSREELWPFLQNRFPKMQQALSRTSYLMQDASEILEEVLKADLKHCGTAECLDLTKLLDLSVARQRQLLSVWMKGDGQYRPAFEMVERLKNEVIDSKSDAQAALHWNQFYYVRYQHHLYRLSKQVFLAEKLNPVEAESEHHFQMGEIVHYASGNFQITQKNIGLSPSLLNKKLTIIRRQGGEKVHLYGRVGQWPLKKAIQEAHILPWLRHTIQILVIDNVMLGVFTPKGFWLAQSPYCEQGGWQPDLISHSCNLVNGEYGYGKCSKL, encoded by the coding sequence ATTGGATGTAGTGGCGGCATGGATTCTATGCTGCTGCTATATTTGATGTCTCAAATTTTCCCTCAAAAGATCCGAGCAATCTATATCGATCATCAGCTGCAATCACAAAGTGCAGAGTGGGGGAAACTAGTCGCTGAACAGGCTACTCGTTTAGATATTCCTTTTATTATTCAAAAAGTTCAGGTTACCGACGGTAATTTGGAAGCTCAAGCACGTCAGGCGCGTTATCAAGCTTATCGACAGCATTTGCAACCGAATGAAACCTTAGTACTTGCTCATCATCAGCAAGATCAGGCTGAAACAGTCATACTCCGTTTATTATCGGGTGCAGGTGTTGATGGATTAGCTGCAATGCAGTCTGTGGATTACCGTGTAGACATGACGATTTGGCGTCCTTTTTTAGACTTATCTCGTGAGCAAATTGCTGATTGGACTACTCAACTTGAAATTGAGTATGTAAATGACCCGACAAATTACGATATTCATTATGATCGGGCATGGTCGCGTGAGGAACTTTGGCCATTTTTACAAAACAGATTTCCTAAAATGCAGCAAGCACTGAGCCGAACAAGCTACTTGATGCAAGATGCTTCTGAAATTTTAGAAGAAGTTTTGAAAGCTGATTTAAAACATTGTGGTACTGCTGAGTGTTTAGACTTAACTAAACTTTTAGATTTATCTGTTGCTCGTCAACGTCAATTACTTTCGGTTTGGATGAAAGGTGATGGGCAATATCGACCTGCATTTGAAATGGTTGAGCGTTTAAAAAATGAAGTGATTGATTCAAAGTCCGATGCACAAGCAGCATTACACTGGAATCAGTTTTACTATGTCCGTTATCAACACCATCTTTATAGATTGAGTAAGCAAGTTTTTCTTGCTGAAAAATTAAACCCAGTCGAAGCTGAGTCAGAGCATCATTTCCAAATGGGGGAAATAGTGCATTACGCTTCAGGAAATTTTCAGATCACACAAAAAAATATCGGTTTGAGTCCATCTTTATTAAATAAAAAATTGACGATAATTCGACGTCAAGGTGGAGAAAAAGTCCATTTATATGGTCGTGTTGGGCAATGGCCATTAAAAAAAGCAATTCAAGAAGCACATATTTTGCCTTGGCTTCGTCATACAATTCAAATATTAGTCATAGATAATGTTATGCTTGGGGTTTTTACACCGAAAGGATTTTGGTTGGCTCAGTCTCCGTATTGTGAGCAAGGAGGATGGCAACCGGATTTAATTTCTCATTCTTGTAATCTGGTAAATGGCGAATATGGTTATGGCAAGTGCAGTAAATTGTAA